One part of the Quercus lobata isolate SW786 chromosome 7, ValleyOak3.0 Primary Assembly, whole genome shotgun sequence genome encodes these proteins:
- the LOC115952864 gene encoding uncharacterized protein LOC115952864: MVLISEYSEDDKAMESQILKPLATEGQESFYLEKGQHSGTVRVIKLDGANMSDSQNPIKVENITGWEIQPYVPKPVVEGGFSQDNGLLAKLHKILKDVISQSTSYLRKQAGKNEDGTNDNGAVQAVPISYQPPVLDCANKNLAINTATPLKKPRGSTSLAGEISVSFKLPSDCDINFEEVDKILSPLPQGVDPKDSNTQNVRQFSFVERLHGWKIIRRKRSNGRFDVYYRHEKSNRTFRSTVEVVNFLLYEVYPDKPKPKKARQAEAEADNSAQKSEQKKEKLKRKRTSPTAEGGSSVISKKKKARLSSEVREEHKTKTVEVKYIETMEELVDDDGYIVELINPSYGYNFYRRTSPETEEEKRNRLIVEEWLYIAHRNLLNMFNGEQNVPQGEGNNEMDADEDSDVEEIIFADPPPDSVAANPTQKQENPVKPKQEENISAAPPPDSVAAIPTQEQAFPVVPKDAAPPPPDSVAAIPTQEQENPVNQPANPVEMVPNNPAMVEANPALVQGNDIPVLMERDDGGPSSFIASYNEQCALINFIPRVDEAFEDLQGDWSYVEPIFSGSL; encoded by the exons ATGGTGCTAATTTCTGAGTACAGTGAGGATGACAAAGCTATGGAGTCGCAGATCCTTAAGCCCTTGGCGACGGAAGGGCAGGAGAGTTTTTACTTGGAAAAGGGGCAACATTCAGGCACCGTGCGTGTCATAAAATTAGATGGG GCCAATATGTCAGACTCCCAAAATCCCATTAAGGTGGAGAACATCACGGGGTGGGAGATACAACCCTATGTTCCAAAACCAGTAGTTGAGGGTGGTTTTTCTCAAGACAATGGCCTCCTTGCTAAACTTCACAAAATTCTCAAAGACGTGATATCT CAATCCACGTCTTACTTGAGGAAACAGGCGGGAAAAAACGAGGATGGGACCAACGACAATGGTGCAGTTCAAGCTGTGCCCATATCGTACCAACCACCGGTACTGGATTGTGCAAACAAAAATCTTGCTATCAACACG GCGACCCCGCTCAAAAAGCCGCGGGGTAGTACCAGTTTGGCTGGGGAGATCTCAGTCTCGTTTAAGCTACCCAGTGATTGTGACATTAATTTTGAAGAAGTGGACAAG ATCTTGTCCCCTCTTCCTCAAGGTGTGGATCCGAAGGACTCTAATACTCAGAATGTGCGTCAGTTTTCTTTCGTTGAGAGGCtacatggatggaaaattatACGAAGAAAACGCAGCAATGGAAGATTCGATGTG TATTATCGTCATGAAAAATCAAACCGAACTTTCCGGTCGACCGTTGAGGTTGTCAATTTTCTGCTTTATGAGGTTTATCCAGATAAACCGAAGCCAAAAAAGGCCAGGCAAGCTGAAGCTGAAGCTGATAATTCG GCACAGAAATccgaacaaaagaaagaaaaactgaaGAGGAAGAGGACCTCTCCAACAGCTGAAGGTGGTAGTAGTGTTatatcaaagaagaagaaggcgcGCTTGTCATCTGAGGTTCGTGAAGAACACAAAACAAAGACAGTCGAAGTAAAATACATAGAGACAATGGAGGAATTGGTAGATGATGATGGATATATTGTGGAGCTCATTAATCCTTCCTATGGTTACAACTTTTACCGCCGTACATCCCCTGAAActgaagaggaaaaaagaaatcgTCTAATCGTTGAGGAATGGCTGTACATAGCCCATCGCAATCTTCTTAATATGTTCAACGGGGAACAAAATGTGCCACAGGGAGAGG GAAATAATGAGATGGATGCGGATGAGGATTCTGACGTAGAAGAGATCATTTTTGCAGACCCACCCCCGGATTCTGTTGCTGCCAATCCTACACAAAAGCAAGAAAATCCTGTAAAGccaaaacaagaagaaaacaTTAGTGCAGCCCCACCCCCAGATTCTGTTGCTGCCATTCCTACACAGGAGCAAGCATTTCCTGTAGTGCCAAAAGATGCAGCCCCACCACCCCCAGATTCTGTTGCTGCCATTCCAACGCAAGAGCAAGAAAATCCTGTGAACCAGCCAGCTAATCCTGTGGAAATGGTGCCAAACAATCCTGCTATGGTGGAAGCCAATCCTGCTCTAGTGCAAGGCAATGATATTCCTGTTCTAATGGAGCGCGATGATGGTGGACCCTCAAGTTTCATTGCTTCCTACAATGAACAATGTGCACTGATCAACTTTATACCGCGTGTTGATGAAGCCTTTGAG GATTTACAAGGGGATTGGAGTTATGTTGAGCCAATATTCTCGGGCTCTCTTTGA